A stretch of Desulfoplanes formicivorans DNA encodes these proteins:
- a CDS encoding DUF1848 family protein gives MITAKGDTVNAVAPIILSASRSTDLPAFYAPWFAHRLEQGYSVWVNPFNRRPQYVSFARARVIVFWSKNPRPLMQYLDLVDKHIPQYYFQFTVNDYDREGLEPHVPPLEKRVETFKRLAERLGPHKVVWRFDPLILTPETPLDVLLHKVRKVGDMLHNHTRRLVFSFADIAEYKKVQNNLNRFACKK, from the coding sequence TTGATCACAGCAAAGGGTGATACGGTGAATGCTGTTGCCCCCATCATCCTTTCAGCCAGCAGATCCACGGATCTTCCGGCTTTTTACGCGCCCTGGTTCGCGCACCGTCTGGAACAGGGATACTCGGTCTGGGTGAATCCCTTTAATCGCAGACCCCAATATGTCTCCTTTGCCAGGGCCCGGGTCATTGTCTTCTGGAGCAAAAATCCACGACCTCTCATGCAGTATCTTGACCTGGTGGACAAGCATATCCCCCAATACTATTTCCAGTTCACGGTCAACGATTATGACCGGGAGGGTCTGGAACCCCATGTTCCCCCATTGGAAAAACGTGTGGAAACCTTCAAGCGACTGGCTGAAAGACTCGGCCCTCACAAGGTTGTCTGGAGGTTTGATCCCCTCATCCTCACACCCGAGACACCTCTTGATGTGCTCCTGCACAAGGTGCGCAAGGTGGGAGACATGCTCCACAACCACACCCGACGATTGGTATTCAGTTTTGCCGATATTGCGGAGTACAAAAAGGTCCAGAACAACCTGAACAGATTTGCCTGCAAAAAGTAA